The genomic stretch ttcttcttgtttatggacttgttttaataatgtaaagtgtggtttgtttcaaatgcatgtttggcaatagctgatttttcagtttgtccatatttataatatctttcgtgttccttaaatcttttattaatggttctttttgtctggccaatataaattttatcccaatcttcacagttaattttgtaaatgccacttttattttcatctaaaattttatctttggatttccaattaggttatttattttatttggtgtgcaaaatgttatgttcatgtcaagatgttttctaaatacttttttaatgtctttataaaatggataactcatggattgccagttccgtttttctttttgttcactttttaaagttgttctcgatgtttttgataaattcttcttttgtttttttaataaactgtcaattaatttagttgagtatccattgaaagctgctatacttGTTATGTTTCTTATTTCCTGCATGTATTCATTgtgttttaaaggtgttgtaagtaatctattaatcattgtgtggaaagcaactcttttttgggagggtggatggttcgaatcgtgtggtgtatgtatctgttgttgcaagtgggttttcagtaaatgttatattctatgtcgccattattccttttcactaatacatctaaaaatggcaatgatgaattagtttcaattAGGTTGTCACTTTGTATTAGTGTATAAATGTTTTGCTGTCGACATATTTATCCTTGTTGTGTTGGTAGCCCTGACAGGCCGTTCAATCAACTTGTATTCCTGGAAAGAGCGAAAGCTGCTCCAGACCATTTCCTTTGGGGATGAAGGGATCGCTCCATTGGAGACCCGGTTCCTCCACAACCCTTTGGAAGCTCAGGGCTTTGTCGGCTGTGCAGTGACTTCCAacatcttcaggtacttgtagTTGTTAATTTCAGCCTAAAACCCTAAGTCTTATCACATTCTAACAGATTTATCAGCCTTCATTTATGTAGTGTTGAAGTTTCACAGTCCTCAGAAGCTCATAGTCCAGGATCTAATTGAGCATGCTTAAAAGTATTCGAAATTCTGTTTGTTGATTTTTggtttagtgaagcctattactcaagaggctggaaaaatttcacttctttctgtctgtctgcacattatctagaaaattaaataacatacagacttgaaattttgcattttggtcatatatatatatatatatatatatatatatatatatatatacacattaaactgtataaatggcaatagccttatttaatttcaataaacattgaatcacaaaaagtacttgctctctgccgggagtcgaacccggatctctcacttgccgggtgaatgtgctaccattacaccacagagtgcttactttttccgattcaattattttgtatttggccgtatctgtcacatatgcatttaatataaataacaaactcaTGTCGACGAAAcctaataatttacttttaactgttaaactgtataaatggcaatacaggttgtttatgtttttattctgaaataaaaactgatttcatacacatgttcattaaaaatttaaatggataTAGTTTATGAAACATTAACGTAAAATTGAGCCAAATTTTATTGCAGTTAACAACAAACTTACTACCTGCCTAACTAtaagacaaaattttacatggttttctaatttaaattaatgatttttttactaaagaaaaataaattaaataggatCAACGATtactctatttaaaattaatgcgGTTTTTCGCCTGTAGTGTGTATTGTGAACTTCTTGAAAATTAACacaggcaaaattacaattatagaGAAAGATGTAAAGGGTAACTAATTCTCAACCTTAAAAACCTCATGTATGGTTGAGATTTATTGATGACATTTTCATGATTtggaataatagtttttatttttgtaagtctttctggaaaatttaaacaaattctcAATTTTGAAATTTGCGTGGTAGTTTTCCAAAGATATCTTACCATTCTTagatttagttgtttttattaagtccagatttcttaaaacaaaaattcacattaAAGACACAAATACTTcggattatttaaattttaacagctACCATCCTGTTTTGTCAAAGTACCAAAAGGTTTATCAGTTACggccaaaaattgttttttttaatactttgaaaattatGTTGAAAGACTAGGAAATTTTTTAAGGAAGTAGCCTTccaagttaaaaaaaagtaaattagacagtctaatgttcataaaactcaaataaatgcTGATGtagaatttataacaaaatacttttttggcttgtataaaacaaatattgtaaacattacatacaacattttaaaatctttacaaataataaaaacacttattttcaaaatcaccCAGGCTAGTTAAGTAAAAACACTACCCTCAAAAATCCTCTGGTATGGCccaagtttttatttgtatatttatatagctggaatataaaaataaataatatgcttaTAACAATGAAAAGAGTCTaaagagaataataattaatatatatatatatatatatatatatatatatatatatatatatattttaattattattctcttttttaagcctcagctcttggctatgctggcttgttttttGTCACTGTGGCTGTTATTCctatcatgattggacctcctcgggatttgaacccatgatctcttagttagagagccgtgactgtatccactagtctacggaggaggcaTTTTGTTTTTCTAGGTGATTGTTATAGCaacaaagaaattttacaaaatattaaataaaaatttttttttgtataaaagtgGTTTAAGCATAGTTCTTTTgcacattgatatttttatatattagtcaACTATCTattgtttaaatgaataaaatccaATCAGGAAAATACTTTAAGTATATTAGAAAacacattaaacaatatattgtattgttgctgtagtacaaattattttataaaacatttaaaatagtttgtaaacaaacatttttcagtgTAGTTCATTGATATTGATATTTAGATACATCAGTTATCTATTGATTGTTTGAGTGACTGGATTCTATATAGTTATAATCtagaattatacatttaacaaacaaacaaGTCATCAAATAatgtgaaaatgtatttaaaaccatattgaaTTCATCACTGCCAAGTGATGTTCACagcattgaaaatgttaaaaaacacatTGATGGATTTGTCTTTGTAATCATGTAATAGACAGAAAAAGATTAATTCATGATACCATAATCATcgatatatattaatattgtttaacatttgTTACTTATACAGCTGGTGACATAATTTAGTAGACTTGCCACTTAAAGGGATAACTCAATATTGCTagttatatttggtttaaaacaaGCTAGGGAATTTTCCAAGGGTAAATCCaagaattttaacaatattttgagtGATTTCTGGTATGCTAATTATTGGCTGATAGTGATCATTCACAGTTCTGTTGATCCTCACAACTGGATCCGTGTCGTAGCTAATTGCTTATGCTAGGCTTAGGTTGATGGTGATCATACACAGTTCTGTTGTTCCTCACAACCGGATCACTGCCATAGCTAGCTGCTTAAGCTAGGCAGTAAGAGAGTGGTTGATGGTGATCATTCACAGTTCTGTAGATTCACACAACTGGATCACTGTTATAGCAGCTGCTTATGCTAGGCAGTAAGAGAGTGGTTGATGGTGATCATTCACAGTTCTGTAGATCCTCTCAACTGGATCACTGTCATAGCTAACTGCTTATGCTAGGCTTAAGAGAGTGGTTGATGGTGATCATTCACAGTTCTGTTGATCCTCACAACTGGATCACTGTCGTAGCTAATTGCTTATGCTAGGCAGTAAGAGAGTGGCTGATGGTGATCATTCACAGTTCTGTTGATCCTCACAACTGGATCACTGTTATAGCAACTGCTTATGCTAGGCAGTAAGAGAGTGGCTGATGGTGATCATTCACAGTTCTGTAGATCCTCTCAACTGGATCACTGTCATAGCTAACTGCTTATGCTAGGCTTAAGAGAGTGGTTGATGGTGATCATTCACAGTTCTGTTGATCCTCACAACTGGATCACTGTCGTAGCTAATTGCTTATGCTAGGCTTAGGTTGATGGTGATCATTCACAGTTCTGTTGATCCTCACAACTGGATCACTGTTATAGCAACTGCTTATGCTAGGCAGTAAGAGAGTGGCTGATGGTGATCATTCACAGTTCTGTCGATCCTCACAACTGGATCACTGTTATAGACAATCTTACTTCATTTACACAATCATAGAGATCGGTATTGGCGTCAaaacaatgttacataaaaatgaagTTCTATCTTGCGAGTGTTATCTTTAAGTCTTCCACTCCATGAATTCCTTTTCGCTATAGAAGGGATGATCTTCAAGCCATCGAAGGAGTTTTCCCTTGAAGGTCTTTGCCGTGTCTTGTTTGATGTGGTCTGGCAGGTTGTTGAAATACCGTGCTCCCCTGAAGGTTGGCTTCCTTTCAGAAAAGCTCAGGTGATGTGCTGGAAGTGAGAAATCTGAGGCATTTCTGGTGTTATATTGGTGATAAGCTCCAAGTTTTGGCTTGTTTGATGAGATTACTAGTAGAATTACCTCGCTTATGtaaagtgcaggtactgtaagtatTTTGTGCTCCTGGAATGCTCTTCGACAGCTGCTTTGAAATCCAAGGCCTGTTAAGCATCTTATTGTTTTCTTCTGCTGCAAGAAAACTCTTTCCATGTTGGAGCTAGTAGTTCCACCCCATGCTGCTATGCTATATCTAACATGTGCCTCAAAAAGAGCAAAGTAGGCAATTCTTGCTGCAGATGTTCTGCATATTTCTTTTATCCTTCTTATGACATAGGTGCCCGATGCAAGTCTCTTGCACAGCACATCAACATGAGCCTTCCAATTGAGGTTCATGTCAAGATtaatacctaaatattttaaattatcttgtaCTTTTAAGTCAGGTATCCCATTCTGTGTGTTTCCTCTTGTGCTATACGTCATCTGTACAGTTTTACTCTCATTCAAAGCTAGGTCGTTTGTCCTACAGTACTGTTTTGCTGAGTTGAGGATGGTTCGTGTATCTATTTcaagttgatttttatttttgttagctaATGTTAGAacagtatcatctgcatacattattgtTTGGCAGAGGTTGGTCAGGTACTGAGGTAGGTCGTTTGTGTAAGCAAGAGGAAAAGGACAGGTCCAAGCACTGtcccttgtggtactcctctatTCACCTGAAGTGGGGTTGAGTGAACCTTGGTAGTTGTTCCGTTCAGGTTGTGTTTTAGTTCCACTAACTGCTGTCTTCAGTAACTTCACTACTGTAGGAAGGTCCTGAACCAGTTAGCTGATGTTCCTTTGATTCCCAGTTGGTGTAGTTTTTCTAGGAGCAATGAGTGGTCTATGCAGTCGAATGCTTTACTAAAATCTAGGAACAGGCTTGTAACAGTTTTTCCACTTTCAATTTGGTCAATGATGAACCACTGTTAGTATGCTAGACAGTAAGTGAGTTGATAAATAGACCATATATTGGTCTTTGGTCATGAATGTAATAAATCCGTCCAGTATCTTTTctttcatatttgtaattttgtccATGTACAGTTGTGTATATACCAACAACATAGATGATTTTGACTGTAGACCAAATTAGATTGTCTTGTAATGGGTGATGCCTTAGTTAACAAGCCTTAATTACAGGATTGAGCTGTGTTATCATTACTGTGTCAAACACATGGCTATTTTTGGTGTTTATAAATTAACACTGTAGAACCTTGAGACAAGTCTCAAGGAGATTTGGAAAACCTTTTTTGTATCAGTAACATTTTTGATTATCCCTTTTGATCATACTAACAAATTCCCTTTTAAAAGTAGTCTACATTTACTAAACAGTTGTGAACGGTTCATTATTGTTGTTAGAAGGTTAGcaattaaaactcatattttaattatcGTATTGTAATTCGTTTAATTGTTTACTGCTACAATATTGTAGTTAAAAATAGTACTGTAGCAatgacagaaatataaataaaatataaatataaataatataaaatataaataacaacacacaagagtaaaaatgtaattaaaagtttctTTCACATCTACttactgtattttgtaaaaactgcAGGAAgctaattttcatttatttcacaaCTTGCAGAAATACAGAGCAAGTTAGTGAAAATTAGTTAGTGTGCATTTCAGTCCTGTTATTCCTTTCTCTGGATAAGTGGATGTCAACAATGTGACATAgttttttcaacatattttgtatttaaacattgttatcttttatgcaattattttattttttgtaaaatttctttttaacagCACCATTTTTGTGATTTCAGATTTTACAGAACAGATGATGGTACTTGGGCGGTAGAGAAGGTGATCGTTATTCCACCCAAGAAAGTGAAAGGATGGGCACTTCCTGAAATGCAGGGTAAATAAAAACGGAATGTTTGggcttttttaaaactaattgttatttCTGCCAACAGTGATATTGGCTCCTAATGTCCTAAATGAATTTTTGAGTACAGTTGTTGAACTTTGCAACTAAATATCCTATTCATTACATTCAGAAGAAAGGAAGATTCAATGTGTGgctgtcatttaaaaatataaaattgtagatgcaatattaatttgaaaGGTTAATTTAAACAACAGGATGGTCCGACGACTGTAATAGGTATTAACTCAACcgattcaaaaatgtataaactccaaaacctttaaaatttacaCGATTAAAATCTGTGTACGCATTTAAAgtagtttcaaataatttgtacttGTATTAGCTCAACATTTTCTATGGCCTTTATGGTTGTTGTTATATATGTGTACATTAACATTTGATACAATAATGTGAGTAATAAATAGGAAACAGGTGCatcatcaaaatattaaatagtattcaCTTAAGGTAACTTAAACTATAACAGATGTAGATAAGATCATATAACAAATGTagaaagtaacaaataaatagacaaaaaacaCAGAGTAATAACAAACAAGTAAACTGTACAAATATGCAATAACCTgcaaataaaagcaatatttttcctgttaaatcaattacaattatAATGCTGAATTAACAAAATGTCATGTTCtgtttaatataaagtataaatagcTACAATAGAATTCTTGAGATAATAGGACAATTCAGGGAAATACTGACAAAAGTAACTACAAAATATGGACTGATTTCAGGCGGTCAGGCATGAAGTAGGTTGAATGCAGCCAATTGCTCTTGGACGTTTGTGTGGGAGAAGGTTAAATCTATCATTATTAAGTTTGTGAGCTTCTGAAAgcttaaaaaaatgtactacatGAAAAATtacccttttttgtttttgtttatttaagttttagtgATATATTCAAGTGTGTATGTATTATTGTGTTATACTTAAGTTTAGgcaacaatttaataaaacaatatataatgcCACCACACACCAttaaaactatagatatttaaatgtctacttaagaaaaatattaagaaacaaaatggtcCATTTTCCTATACTCCTTGTTAGTTTTATGACGCTATACTTTCCTACAGTGAGTCTAGAGTTAACATATAAAAGTGATTAGTTTTCTTTACTCTGTGACActtaaaaataaccaaacaacAAAATTCGTTATCTAGGGATTTTTGTATGtccaagattatattttataataaacaaccTATGTTTCCCTTTTCAGTTTGAGTTTTGGTGTTGCTATACATTGTGAGGAGAGAAAACctatgtcaaataaaaaaatacctaatttaattgtttttttttctattagatAAGCAAAGTATCAGAGCAATGGCTCAAAAAAGTTAATGTTAACAACATTATTCAGAACAAACCTGGAAGGAGAGTTGTGTATCTTCTATGACCTAAATCTAGTTTTGAATAAGGAATATCTACAGGTAGCTCTATAAAGAAGCTTTTGTCAGTACCCCCTACagtacttttaaaaaaatgtcacatGTATTCTGAAATACTATGTTTTTAAACATCTGTGTCGACTGTCCAGGGATGGTGACGGATATCCTGCTTTCCCTTGACGACAGGTTCTTGTATCTCAGCAACTGGCTTCATGGAGACGTGCGACAGTATGATGTAAGCAACCCCTCCAAGCCCGTACTCGTCGGCCAAGTGTTTCTGGGTGGGAGCATACTCAAGGGTGGCCCAGTAGAGGTCATCGAAGACCATGAGCTCACTGTAAGTCATGTACTCAGTTGCAATTTGTTGTTACGTACAACATCAATTTGTAGGCTGGTAATCACCTTACACAGTATTAGTATACAGAACAAAATTACTTCATGGAAACAATTAAGGGTGGATAGTATAAACATACCTTGCTTACTTGGTAGTAGAGGAATAtgattaatgaaattttatatcgAATCCAATACTATGTATCcgtttaaagcttttaaaaatcattagttatgaattttaaaagcaaatatttataagaaaaatatttataaatatttattccttatagaataaggaacgaaataaccagagaaagattgaaggtagtttcactgcaagagacaatggaaagaagaagaatacagtggatggggcatttgaagaggatgggagataatagaatgcctagaatagcactggagaaggaggaaagaggaagaagaccaagaggaagatgggaggatcaagtgtggaaagacatagagagaaggggactacagaaaatgcaggtggaggaagaggagacctggaatgacagacaaaagtggaggaggctgtgtacgacgacccgtgataacggaaacgtcagatgatgatgatgacttaTGAATCATTGTTTTAAtgggaatattaataatatgacatttgttaattttaagtgtTATGTTTAGAACCAAGTTTAAAAGCAaaagcagtttttaaaaatacacatagaCCTGTAATGTATTTTTAGAGCGCATAGtctaaaaaatgtatgaaatttacTCATCATATTATTTTTGAGGCTCAATAACTAAGAACGAAATTGCAGTACAAATCTTTACTTACATAtagtattctatatttatttatatgaattataacTTGTTTGACCACAATTCACTTACATTTAGGTTTTGGGAAGGAGATACCATGGCAGCCTTCGCCACTGTTAGTGTGTAATAATTAcgtaattgtaaattataaattataacctGGTAAGAAAGGTTCAAAACACAACTACTGCAATGCCAGACTGGGCTGCCATCTCTACTCAACTAATAGCAGCGCTGTGTTAGACTGTTGGACAATGTTTGTCTAAATACCATAAAATGTTCAAGAAAAATCATTTGGAAATACAAGTTGTTACTTCAGAACGTAGAAAGACAGAGAAATAAGAACGAAGAACCTTAAAATAGATAGCAATGATTTGTACCTTAGCTTTTCTTATGTATATAGCTGGTGGCAAAGATTCTCAGTGTAATATTGTAAGGCTTAAACCATTTGGtcatgatttattaaaatggttCCAGGGAATTCCAGAAAATCAGGATTTGTGATGAATTTTGTGTGCTgggaaaaaacattaaatatactgGAATTTTACAGAATAATGAAAAGGTGCTTAAATTCTTTTACATCTGTTCCAAATATTATTCTTGCAGCACAATTTTGCCTctcaaaaatttcaagaaatttaattttgaggttgagtggtaggaTCTTGATAGCTTTTTAGGCTTTAATAATAATTGTCGAAGGCTAATCTCAAATCCATTAAATCGTAAAAAAAGATTTGGATTTGAAAATTGACCGATAGCACTTGAGTCTGCTTTGATTTTCAGTGTCACTAATTATTTGACAACAGTCATACATTCATGTTCCATCACTTCCAGTTTAGTTTGGTAACACAGCAGAAGCTTCGGCATAGAATGACAAACCATTAAACAATGAGGTCTTTGATTGGAAAATCGTCTTGCACATTGCTTTGTGTGTCTGttgtaatattcaattaatattggAGAAGAATCATGTTCAAAGTGATATGGAAGTGCTCAAACTAAGTCCATTGTATAAGCATTACCATTGTAATGTATGATCGATAGatagaaaaattgtagtttattcACCAAAGTAAAAAAACTTGTGAAACATATTTGAAAGCTAAAAGCACTTATAATATTGAGAACAATTGTAATGTTGAGGAATTCATTAATCATAATAGTAATATCATACAGATTAGGAGAAATAATTCATaagcatttaattataaatcgaaGGGAGTTGGttactttcaaatttacattcactaaaaacccatttaaaaacaTCCCTCCTTAGCcttactaaaacaaatttattaccaaagtttttcttaatgttttattttctgtaattctgtactattaaatataaattattgttaaaacattgttgtcacattatgaataaaatatagtattgtattaCATTGGCACACACTTACTTTGTCAGAATTAAACTGATGTAGTATTTAAATAAGATTAGTTTTGCATCTTAATAGATTCAGCTTCACTTAATAGTATAAAACTACCAAATAATTATGAGCTCAAACCATATTGAATATGAGATAACTATTCATACTCGgtttgaatttttgaatattcGCATACCTCTATTGTGCCATAGATGAACTTGCATATCGTTAATTAATGACTCACAAATTATGTTGTAAATGACAGGGAGATAATAATTTACTATCTATTTATCAATAGtcattataaatgatttaattttttgtgcttgtcgttatctatatatatatatatacaaaaatgaatgtttgtgtgtttgtcctttatagactcagaaactatttgaccgatcattatgaaaatttgtatgtatatgtatttttccacgtagaaggtttatatgctatgcccattgatgtaactcaccaccaggaggtgctgcaaaatatataagttatcaaagcgtctgcacattgtaaactacaattacgagatagttgtgtataataaccacacactatgtgaaggcgctaagtttttatggatatttgtctttcaaatgaatttctgtttggccttatagcttgaatgttagaccactttattattaagtacatgtacgtgtacaatggatataaacatacacttttggcagattttcttgatagtgtcaacaaggtaaactctacatcggcgttgacaatatacataattcacttgaaccccagaagtgctcatacacgagcaaagcttacaaaaagcgtgcgaagccgcagggaacagctagttttttataaatatttgtacatttttaaagttctgTTAGCATTTACAACTATTGtccaaatttatttatgtgtagttagttttcaaacttttaaaaatattacattatttggaTAACAGGAGCAGCCAGCCCCGGTGACTATCAAGGGTAAGAAGATCCTCGGTTCTCCACAGATGCTGCAGCTGAGTCTGGATGGCAAGAGACTCTACGTCACCACTTCCCTCTTCTCTCCCTGGGATACACAGATGTACCCGGAGATGGTCAAGTGAGTTTATTCAgcaattttctcattgccatcgtccttacccataataccaatgtaaaagtgttagaattgtaattttatctttaattttgatctctagaaaattcaaaataaatagcgCTCTTTCTTAGATCAAGAAAAGCCTTTCTTGAAAGTTTCAAGTATTAAGAGCTATTACATGGAAAGATATACAAATAGACAGATAGCAACATTATTCTAGGAGTTGTTTGGTCCTTAataaaatacatagctacaaaggTACTGCATAGATACACAGTCCCCACAAAGGTCATTGTGatacgtattttaaatatttatttcactgcTGTAGCATATGACATATATTTGTTGATTAACCAGGTTCATGATGTCTTTAGCTCATATCGCAGTTGATGTATCAATCTGCTGTTTTCTACACATGTTGTGATTTGGAAGTCAGTTTCAAAGGACTAATTGAGTTATTTTCAACATAACGTATGCATGTTTTAGAAAGCTTTTTGTGATTTTGATgaataaaagtttgaaaagtgCAATAGAAACCGTTTTACAAACTTCTTGTGATgttacagaaaaggttcagtctTGATGAAGGTTGATGTTGACACAGAAAAAGGAGGTTTGACTCTTGACACAGATTTTCTAGTGGACTTTGGTGCAGAACCAGATGGCCCGGTCTTGGCTCATGAGACCAGGTAAGATGTAGTggaaatttcttttgtttttttttattccaagtttatattttattttcaatgtttgcgctgtacttaaataaatatcattatggATGGATTGATTCCGATACTTGATACTTAGTGGTATGAAACATTTTTGATTTTGCAGCTCTTTTTTCTTAATtcctatacaatattttttgaagtattttattacagaataattaatatcaacaaaattactcaatgatattttatttatacatctacattctgtaataaattaaatattaaaaataccaaatgcCTTCTAGAAAGAAGAACAATCGTTAAGAGAAGCCAAGggaaggggagagagagagagagaaaattatatatttagctCTGAATAAAACTTTAGTTATCTAATTCCTTTAGATATACACAacataatttactacaaaaatatgtatattaaagaaCCAGGTTTGAAGTAATATCTTGAATCAAGTGAATCTTTAACAAAGATTAGCATTCGAGAATTGATCAACGGGATTTAACAACCGAATCTGCGGAGATTCGCTGTGTTGTTAGTGGCTGATCAACACTATGCGAATTACTGTCGAAAAGTTGtagacattaataaattatattttgtttaggtATAAACTTCTCTATTTATGAACAATGCATCGCCCTGGTGTGTACTGTGTCTTTGCAAATAACACCTGTCGGAAGTACGCAAATTACAGATCACAAAAtcttgtttttgttgtattttgtgtaTGAATCATAAATAGATAACATAAGCAACAAATTATCatagttttctaaataataatttttttctatgttatattaatgtttgtgCATTTCCATGAATCTTCTGCGTCTACTCGCAGACGATAGCCGGTCAGCAGTAATCAAACAGACAtatgctaatttttatttacctCACAATATgtttagttgtataaatatatgtatttttatacagacatatgctaatttttatttacctCACAATATgtttagttgtataaatatatgtatttttatatcttcatattttttattatatccagATGTGGTTTGGaatttttcaagtattttaggtttaaaataagttttataagttaTACAAATATATCCCCATATTTTTGCAGATTAAAGATATATAAGCTATATAAGAGCccatattatagtataaatatatgtcCATATATCTTCagattaaagttatatatttgagggcccatattataatttatcaaattaaagtagAAAATAGGGGATACAACTTAGGGCATTTCTCTGAATCTTCATTGAAATGGAGTATATTTTTGGATTACTACTTGTATTACCAGGTTGTCtccaaaggtttaaaaatttgagtAATTGGATT from Homalodisca vitripennis isolate AUS2020 chromosome 2, UT_GWSS_2.1, whole genome shotgun sequence encodes the following:
- the LOC124353809 gene encoding methanethiol oxidase isoform X2, producing MLYPGDEVHHFGWNSCSSCYGNVTKQRDKLVIPCLGSDRIYILDVAANPRAPTVHKVIEPEEMHALGVATPHTTHCLPSGDIMISTMGTVSGEGNGDFILVDGSTWKVKSLWTEGDKVAQFGYDFWYQPYWDIMVSSEWGAPKSFKPGYKHSDVLDPTLTGRSINLYSWKERKLLQTISFGDEGIAPLETRFLHNPLEAQGFVGCAVTSNIFRFYRTDDGTWAVEKVIVIPPKKVKGWALPEMQGMVTDILLSLDDRFLYLSNWLHGDVRQYDVSNPSKPVLVGQVFLGGSILKGGPVEVIEDHELTEQPAPVTIKGKKILGSPQMLQLSLDGKRLYVTTSLFSPWDTQMYPEMVKKGSVLMKVDVDTEKGGLTLDTDFLVDFGAEPDGPVLAHETRYPGGDCTSDIWLVDEEPKVELCK